In Flavobacteriales bacterium, a single genomic region encodes these proteins:
- a CDS encoding YkgJ family cysteine cluster protein, producing MATEYSDEAIHTLHKFYAALQPDINRLEQLHAKNMVCKKGCFACCEDHLEVFGVEAENIRRNESDVLKNEKPHPAGMCAFLSSEGACRIYENRPFVCRTQGLPLLLTNEQGEKLKDVCPLNFTDDTIDSIPEKDFLLSPAYEDFLARLQMAIDKGAMERVALRDLFQ from the coding sequence GCAACTGAATATAGCGACGAAGCAATACATACGCTACATAAATTTTATGCTGCACTTCAACCCGACATCAACCGTTTGGAGCAACTGCATGCCAAAAATATGGTTTGTAAAAAAGGTTGTTTTGCCTGCTGCGAAGATCATCTTGAAGTATTTGGCGTAGAAGCGGAAAACATTCGCAGAAATGAATCTGACGTTCTAAAAAACGAAAAGCCCCATCCTGCTGGCATGTGTGCTTTTTTATCTTCCGAAGGAGCCTGCAGAATTTATGAAAACCGGCCTTTTGTTTGCAGAACACAAGGTTTACCTCTATTACTTACCAATGAACAAGGTGAAAAACTAAAAGATGTTTGTCCCTTAAACTTCACTGATGACACCATCGATTCGATTCCTGAAAAGGATTTTCTTCTCTCGCCGGCTTATGAAGATTTTCTTGCCCGACTTCAAATGGCTATTGACAAAGGAGCCATGGAGCGTGTTGCACTCCGGGATTTATTCCAATAA